In a single window of the Helicobacter felis ATCC 49179 genome:
- a CDS encoding biotin--[acetyl-CoA-carboxylase] ligase → MQIVTFETLPSTQLYLVEQVKCRLVDLPLCVVAEKQSAGVGSRGCAWDSVQEGLTFSFAIALSALARDVPRQSWSVYFGFLFKQSLQTLGQEVWLKWPNDLYKGTCKVGGIMTQIVHENLICGIGLNLQDAHYGALGALDKRPLLEVFLAQVEARLKWQEVIQAYRSEFSAHHRGHYFHHNGIKVFLDQARILEDGGLQIGDRVYYEAR, encoded by the coding sequence ATGCAAATTGTAACTTTTGAAACCCTCCCTTCTACCCAACTCTACCTAGTAGAACAAGTTAAATGCAGACTTGTGGACTTGCCCTTATGTGTGGTGGCTGAAAAACAAAGTGCTGGAGTGGGTAGTCGGGGCTGTGCATGGGATTCTGTGCAAGAGGGCTTAACCTTCTCTTTTGCAATCGCTTTGAGTGCGCTTGCTAGGGATGTGCCTAGACAAAGTTGGAGTGTGTATTTTGGATTTCTCTTTAAGCAAAGTTTACAAACTTTAGGTCAGGAAGTGTGGCTCAAATGGCCCAACGATCTTTACAAGGGGACATGCAAAGTAGGAGGCATTATGACTCAAATCGTGCATGAAAACTTGATTTGTGGGATCGGTCTTAACTTGCAAGATGCTCATTATGGCGCATTGGGAGCTTTAGATAAAAGGCCGCTTTTGGAAGTGTTTTTAGCGCAAGTGGAGGCGCGTTTAAAATGGCAAGAGGTTATTCAGGCCTATCGCTCAGAATTTAGTGCGCACCATCGGGGGCATTACTTCCATCATAATGGCATCAAAGTATTTTTGGATCAAGCTCGAATATTGGAGGATGGAGGACTGCAAATTGGAGATAGGGTTTACTATGAGGCTAGGTGA
- a CDS encoding F0F1 ATP synthase subunit B family protein, with protein MDISINIYLMSVVFVSFLVLMWLSHVWVYKPILANMDARKKAMEQDSSFVDQTNREIVVLQEEAKIQLKQARAQAHEILQVALHKAKSDYENVVAQKEEALNKELEVFIQNLKDSKSDLALELSQNLPLLEASLKQKITQI; from the coding sequence ATGGATATTTCCATCAATATATATTTGATGTCGGTTGTTTTTGTGAGCTTCTTGGTCCTTATGTGGCTCTCTCATGTGTGGGTTTATAAGCCCATCCTTGCCAATATGGATGCGCGCAAAAAAGCTATGGAGCAAGATAGCTCTTTTGTCGATCAGACAAATCGCGAGATTGTTGTTCTGCAAGAGGAAGCTAAAATACAACTCAAGCAAGCCCGCGCTCAGGCGCATGAGATTCTCCAAGTGGCCTTGCACAAAGCTAAAAGCGACTATGAAAATGTCGTTGCCCAAAAAGAAGAAGCATTGAATAAAGAGCTAGAGGTCTTCATCCAAAACTTAAAGGATAGTAAAAGTGATCTTGCTCTAGAATTGTCTCAAAACTTGCCACTCCTAGAGGCATCTTTAAAGCAAAAAATAACTCAAATTTAG
- a CDS encoding F0F1 ATP synthase subunit B family protein — MRLLLFGFLFAGVCWGSEAHGVAHTDIVLRSVNFLLFVGIVWYAISTPLKRVLEDRRAKIANNLSILQEQLQAIKSEKENALKALEVAKQEASQIVSNAKQEAFLLAQKYEQQSKSVIEKLLKDQQDKKDKETLKIQQAVIDEMLDKLFASDQVNFETPTYIHLLEKAAG; from the coding sequence ATGCGGTTACTCTTATTTGGTTTTTTGTTTGCAGGGGTGTGTTGGGGATCTGAAGCGCATGGGGTCGCACATACAGATATCGTGCTTAGGAGCGTTAATTTTCTCTTATTTGTGGGGATAGTGTGGTATGCCATTAGCACTCCATTAAAACGCGTGTTAGAAGATAGGCGCGCAAAAATCGCTAATAATCTTAGTATTCTGCAAGAACAGCTCCAGGCAATTAAAAGTGAGAAAGAAAATGCGCTTAAAGCTTTAGAAGTGGCCAAACAGGAAGCTAGCCAAATTGTTTCTAACGCCAAACAGGAAGCTTTTTTACTGGCCCAAAAATACGAGCAACAATCTAAGAGTGTGATTGAAAAATTACTCAAAGACCAACAGGATAAGAAGGATAAAGAGACTTTAAAAATCCAGCAAGCCGTTATAGACGAAATGCTTGACAAACTTTTTGCCTCCGATCAAGTTAACTTCGAAACTCCCACCTATATACATCTTTTAGAAAAGGCTGCAGGATGA
- a CDS encoding F0F1 ATP synthase subunit delta → MNLVAKKYARALRESFTGNLEHLLEVLGSLKSLYTCADFVEFLESPYYPNSYKQAFLCERLEDKDERLVRFLELLGEHKRLMIIPDIYQELYAWTQHQRNVYKGYLYCDQAVEKLEVLEKQVAKHLNITLELESVLVQHEGIKLEIPDLGVEVAFCKERFFHQLKHHIMEAI, encoded by the coding sequence ATGAATCTTGTTGCTAAGAAATATGCGCGCGCGCTCAGAGAGAGTTTTACGGGCAATTTAGAACACCTTCTTGAAGTTCTGGGAAGCTTGAAATCTCTCTATACCTGTGCTGATTTTGTAGAATTTTTGGAATCTCCCTATTATCCCAACAGCTATAAACAAGCCTTTTTATGCGAGAGATTGGAGGATAAAGATGAGCGTTTGGTGCGTTTTTTAGAACTTCTTGGCGAACACAAACGCTTAATGATTATCCCTGATATTTATCAAGAACTTTATGCATGGACGCAACACCAACGCAATGTTTATAAAGGTTACCTTTATTGTGATCAAGCAGTAGAAAAGCTAGAAGTTTTAGAAAAACAAGTGGCCAAACATCTGAATATCACCCTAGAGCTAGAAAGCGTGTTAGTCCAGCACGAAGGCATTAAATTAGAGATTCCGGATTTGGGTGTAGAAGTGGCTTTCTGCAAAGAGCGTTTTTTTCATCAACTCAAACACCACATTATGGAAGCGATTTAA
- the atpA gene encoding F0F1 ATP synthase subunit alpha gives MLKLKPEEISNIIKERIENFTPDINITQVGRVVAYADGVAKVYGLKDVMSYEVVEFETGDKGLASNLEEGSIGVIVLGAGKNIKEGTSVKRTKQLMKVPVGDAVMGRVINTLGEPIDGKGAIRADEFRFVEQKAPGIMDRKSVHEPLQTGIKAIDALVPIGRGQRELIIGDKQTGKTTVAIDTIINQKGQDVICIYVAIGQKESTVAQVVRKLEEYGAMEYSVVVNAPASTSPAMQYLAPYAGVTIGEYFRDHGRHALIIYDDLSKHAVAYREISLILRRPPGREAFPGDVFYIHSRLLERAAKMSDEKGAGSLTALPIIETQAGDVSAYIPTNVISITDGQIFLETDLFYSGIRPAINVGLSVSRVGGAAQIKGTKQVAGTLRLDLAQYRELQAFSQFASDLDEASRKQLERGQRMVEVLKQPPYSPLPIEKQIVMIYAGVKGFLDDVAANKVVSFEERLYPFLESKYPNILEDIRTKKALDKDLEAMLKTAIEEFKLGF, from the coding sequence GTGTTAAAATTAAAGCCTGAAGAGATTAGCAATATTATCAAAGAGAGAATTGAAAATTTTACTCCCGACATCAACATTACTCAGGTTGGTCGAGTGGTTGCTTATGCCGATGGTGTGGCTAAGGTTTACGGACTAAAAGATGTCATGTCTTATGAGGTTGTGGAGTTTGAGACCGGCGATAAAGGTTTGGCCTCCAACTTAGAAGAGGGCAGTATTGGGGTGATTGTTCTTGGAGCGGGCAAGAATATCAAAGAGGGCACTTCAGTTAAACGCACCAAACAACTTATGAAAGTGCCAGTGGGCGATGCCGTGATGGGGCGCGTGATCAATACTTTAGGTGAACCCATCGATGGCAAGGGAGCGATTCGAGCCGATGAATTTAGATTTGTAGAACAAAAGGCTCCCGGGATTATGGATCGTAAATCCGTGCATGAACCCTTGCAGACCGGTATTAAGGCCATCGATGCGCTTGTCCCTATTGGCCGTGGGCAAAGAGAGTTGATTATTGGAGATAAGCAAACAGGTAAAACCACTGTGGCGATTGACACCATTATCAATCAAAAAGGCCAAGATGTCATCTGTATTTATGTCGCCATTGGACAAAAGGAATCTACTGTAGCGCAAGTGGTGCGCAAACTAGAGGAATATGGCGCAATGGAATATAGCGTGGTTGTTAATGCTCCTGCTTCTACTTCTCCTGCAATGCAATATCTTGCCCCCTATGCTGGTGTAACTATTGGGGAGTATTTCCGCGATCATGGTCGTCATGCCCTCATTATTTACGATGATTTGAGCAAGCATGCGGTCGCTTATCGGGAAATTTCTCTAATTTTAAGACGACCTCCGGGACGCGAAGCTTTTCCCGGAGATGTGTTTTATATCCACTCAAGATTGCTAGAGCGCGCCGCAAAAATGAGCGATGAAAAGGGTGCAGGCTCCCTAACCGCTCTACCCATCATTGAAACCCAAGCGGGCGATGTTTCTGCCTACATCCCTACTAATGTGATCTCTATTACAGATGGGCAGATTTTTTTAGAAACAGACTTATTTTATTCAGGTATTCGCCCAGCTATCAATGTGGGTCTGTCTGTTTCTAGGGTGGGCGGGGCGGCCCAGATCAAGGGCACAAAACAAGTTGCCGGCACTTTGCGCCTAGACTTGGCTCAATACCGCGAACTGCAAGCCTTTTCTCAGTTTGCTTCTGATTTGGATGAGGCAAGCCGTAAACAATTAGAGCGCGGACAACGCATGGTGGAAGTTCTCAAGCAACCTCCCTATTCTCCTTTGCCTATTGAAAAACAGATTGTAATGATCTATGCGGGCGTTAAGGGCTTTTTGGACGATGTGGCTGCCAACAAAGTGGTTTCTTTTGAAGAGAGGTTATATCCCTTTTTAGAGTCCAAATATCCCAATATCTTAGAAGATATCCGCACGAAAAAAGCCCTCGATAAAGATTTAGAGGCGATGCTCAAAACCGCTATTGAAGAATTTAAACTAGGTTTTTAA
- the atpG gene encoding ATP synthase F1 subunit gamma gives MGASLKDIRKKIASVKNTQKTTRAMKLVSTSKLKKTEEVAKRSRVFAQKLNEVVGDICAKIKARNVKGIESKYFADLERNTIQKIDIIFVTADKGLCGGFNMTTIKEVLRYINLYRTQGIKVRLRGIGKKGVAYFTYNGVDLLDKATDLSSAPDYERASAFIDKAVQDYLNGLTDSVLIVHNGFKNMISQELRMQQVLPLDFAQKAMQEQDGIVVEPDDEEGIILDALAKKFIDFNMYYALLDSLAAEHSARMQAMDTATNNAADLVRTLTISYNKARQEAITTELVEINAGVEAIK, from the coding sequence ATGGGCGCAAGTCTTAAAGATATCCGTAAAAAAATCGCCAGTGTTAAAAACACCCAAAAAACAACCCGTGCGATGAAATTAGTTTCCACTTCCAAGCTTAAAAAAACCGAAGAGGTGGCCAAACGATCTCGGGTTTTTGCTCAAAAACTTAATGAAGTGGTGGGAGATATTTGCGCCAAAATTAAAGCGCGTAATGTCAAGGGTATTGAGAGTAAGTATTTTGCGGATTTAGAGCGGAACACTATTCAGAAAATTGATATCATTTTTGTAACTGCTGATAAGGGTCTTTGTGGGGGGTTTAATATGACCACCATCAAGGAAGTCTTGCGCTATATCAATCTCTACCGCACACAAGGGATTAAGGTGCGTTTACGAGGGATTGGAAAAAAGGGTGTGGCTTACTTCACTTATAATGGTGTTGATCTTTTGGATAAGGCTACAGATTTGAGCTCTGCACCTGACTATGAAAGAGCAAGCGCGTTTATTGATAAAGCTGTCCAAGACTACCTAAATGGCCTTACAGATAGCGTGCTCATTGTGCACAATGGATTTAAAAATATGATCTCTCAAGAACTACGCATGCAACAAGTGTTGCCCTTAGATTTTGCACAAAAAGCCATGCAAGAGCAAGATGGTATTGTGGTTGAACCTGATGATGAAGAGGGGATTATTTTAGATGCGTTAGCAAAGAAGTTTATTGACTTTAATATGTACTACGCGCTTTTAGATTCTTTGGCGGCTGAACATAGTGCCAGAATGCAGGCCATGGATACGGCTACTAATAACGCAGCTGATTTAGTCCGCACTCTTACAATTTCTTATAACAAAGCGCGTCAAGAGGCGATCACAACTGAGCTTGTTGAAATCAATGCTGGTGTGGAAGCGATCAAATAA
- the atpD gene encoding F0F1 ATP synthase subunit beta, whose translation MEGKIVQIMGPVVDVEFEDYLPAIYEALDVDYEFDGESKNLVLEVAAHLGDNRVRTIAMDMTEGLTRGQKVVARGKMIEVPVGEEVLGRIFNVVGEVIDNQEPLKAPTTWPIHRAAPSFEQQSTKTEMFETGIKVVDLLAPYSKGGKVGLFGGAGVGKTVIIMELIHNVAYKHSGYSVFAGVGERTREGNDLYHEMKEGGVLDKVALCYGQMNEPPGARNRIAFTGLTMAEYFRDEKGLDILMFIDNIFRYAQSGAEMSALLGRIPSAVGYQPTLASEMGKLQERITSTKNGSITSVQAVYVPADDLTDPAPASVFAHLDATTVLNRKIAEKGIYPAVDPLDSTSRILDPQVIGDEHYRVATGIQQILQKYKDLQDIIAILGMDELSEEDKKIVERARKVEKFLSQPFFVAEVFTGSPGKYVTLQETLEGFGGILEGKYDEIPENAFYMVGNIQEVIEKYEKMKGESKDKKNAS comes from the coding sequence ATGGAAGGAAAAATTGTACAGATTATGGGCCCTGTGGTGGATGTGGAGTTTGAAGATTATCTGCCCGCTATTTATGAGGCTTTGGATGTAGATTATGAGTTTGATGGGGAATCTAAGAACCTCGTTCTAGAGGTGGCTGCCCACTTGGGAGATAATCGTGTGCGCACTATTGCGATGGATATGACAGAGGGACTCACACGAGGGCAAAAGGTGGTTGCTCGGGGTAAAATGATCGAAGTGCCCGTAGGTGAGGAAGTTTTAGGGCGTATCTTTAATGTTGTCGGAGAGGTGATCGATAATCAAGAGCCTCTCAAAGCCCCTACAACTTGGCCCATTCATCGCGCAGCTCCTTCTTTTGAGCAACAGAGCACTAAAACAGAGATGTTTGAAACCGGTATCAAGGTGGTTGATCTGCTAGCTCCCTATTCTAAAGGGGGAAAAGTGGGACTCTTTGGGGGTGCTGGAGTGGGTAAAACCGTGATCATTATGGAGTTGATTCACAATGTCGCCTATAAACACAGCGGTTATTCTGTCTTCGCGGGCGTGGGCGAGCGCACCAGAGAGGGGAATGACCTTTACCATGAAATGAAAGAGGGGGGCGTGCTAGATAAGGTAGCTCTGTGTTATGGGCAAATGAATGAACCCCCAGGGGCAAGGAATCGCATTGCCTTTACAGGTTTGACAATGGCAGAGTATTTTCGCGATGAAAAAGGCTTGGACATTTTGATGTTTATTGATAACATCTTTAGATACGCCCAATCAGGTGCTGAAATGTCCGCTCTTTTGGGGCGTATCCCCTCAGCGGTAGGTTATCAACCCACTTTAGCAAGCGAGATGGGAAAACTCCAAGAGCGCATCACCTCGACCAAAAACGGTTCTATCACCTCTGTGCAAGCGGTGTATGTGCCTGCCGATGACTTGACAGACCCCGCCCCCGCCTCTGTGTTTGCCCACTTGGACGCAACCACCGTGCTCAATCGTAAAATTGCTGAAAAGGGGATCTATCCGGCTGTAGACCCCCTCGATTCAACCTCTAGGATTTTAGACCCTCAGGTGATCGGAGATGAACATTACAGAGTGGCTACTGGCATCCAACAAATCTTACAAAAATATAAAGACCTGCAAGATATCATCGCTATTTTGGGGATGGATGAACTCTCTGAAGAAGATAAAAAAATTGTAGAACGCGCCCGTAAAGTAGAAAAATTCCTCTCTCAACCTTTCTTTGTGGCCGAGGTGTTTACAGGCAGTCCGGGCAAATATGTTACCCTCCAAGAGACTTTAGAAGGTTTTGGAGGAATCTTAGAGGGTAAATATGACGAAATTCCAGAAAATGCCTTTTATATGGTCGGCAATATTCAGGAAGTTATAGAGAAATACGAAAAAATGAAGGGCGAGAGCAAGGATAAGAAAAACGCCTCTTAA
- the atpC gene encoding ATP synthase F1 subunit epsilon produces the protein MGLLVSIVVPQGSIFSGSVDRLTLPGIEGEFGVLEGHSNLVSLLKSGVIEIERNHESSLIAISWGYVEVRHSSVDILADGAVFIKGDDEVYKAKKLLEDATSDRLAISSVIARIETRGLR, from the coding sequence ATGGGATTGCTTGTCAGTATTGTGGTGCCTCAGGGTTCAATTTTTTCTGGGAGCGTGGATCGCCTCACTTTACCCGGAATTGAGGGCGAATTTGGGGTTTTAGAGGGGCATAGTAACTTGGTTTCCCTACTTAAGAGTGGGGTGATTGAGATTGAACGCAATCATGAGAGTAGCTTGATTGCCATTAGTTGGGGTTATGTGGAGGTCAGACATAGCAGTGTGGATATTTTGGCCGATGGGGCAGTTTTTATCAAGGGAGATGATGAAGTTTACAAGGCTAAAAAACTCTTAGAAGATGCCACCTCTGATCGTCTCGCCATTTCTAGTGTAATCGCACGGATCGAAACAAGGGGTTTAAGGTAA
- a CDS encoding MotA/TolQ/ExbB proton channel family protein has translation MESLQNFISESGLTTLAVLALLSLYFILTLWVFFYKYVSIKTNILKEQHALEALMAGNQSMLSIKLFESTGRFSKELLLIWKSQVLQSNTTGLVLLSIIASTAPFIGLFGTVVEILDAFGRLGAQVSFDVIAPVISKALVATAGGILTAIPAYSFFLILKRKVYDLSVCVQMQIDFLVAKES, from the coding sequence GTGGAATCTTTGCAAAATTTTATCTCTGAGAGTGGCCTGACCACTTTGGCTGTATTGGCCCTCCTTTCCTTGTATTTTATTCTCACCCTGTGGGTATTTTTTTACAAATATGTTTCCATAAAAACCAATATCCTTAAAGAGCAACATGCACTAGAAGCTTTGATGGCAGGCAATCAAAGCATGTTGAGCATAAAGCTTTTTGAGAGCACGGGGCGTTTTTCTAAAGAGCTTCTTTTAATATGGAAAAGTCAAGTCCTTCAAAGCAATACAACTGGGCTTGTCTTGCTCAGTATTATTGCCTCTACAGCCCCCTTTATTGGTCTCTTTGGCACTGTGGTGGAGATTTTAGATGCCTTTGGGCGTTTGGGGGCGCAAGTTTCTTTTGATGTGATAGCCCCTGTTATCTCTAAGGCATTGGTAGCCACTGCTGGAGGCATTTTAACTGCCATCCCTGCCTATTCTTTCTTTTTGATTCTCAAGCGCAAAGTTTACGATCTCTCAGTGTGCGTCCAAATGCAAATTGATTTTCTAGTGGCCAAGGAAAGTTGA
- a CDS encoding ExbD/TolR family protein, with translation MYEVEHWDTDKPELNITPLVDIMLVLLAILMVATPTITYQEKISLPQGSKTARVSKEKVLEIRMDINHKIYVLDRHYDYEGFRVAFPLLARTYAKNTAVYVRADKRLPYESIIFLLKSIREAGFSKVSLITSA, from the coding sequence ATGTATGAGGTGGAGCATTGGGATACAGACAAGCCTGAGCTCAATATCACTCCCCTTGTGGACATTATGCTCGTTTTATTGGCGATTTTAATGGTTGCCACTCCTACGATCACTTACCAAGAAAAAATTAGTCTGCCACAGGGCTCTAAAACTGCCCGTGTTTCTAAAGAGAAGGTTCTAGAAATCCGCATGGATATTAACCATAAAATTTATGTCCTTGATCGCCATTACGACTATGAAGGCTTCCGTGTGGCTTTCCCACTCCTGGCGCGCACTTACGCTAAAAATACGGCCGTCTATGTGCGCGCGGACAAACGCTTGCCTTATGAGAGCATTATTTTCTTACTCAAATCCATTAGGGAAGCAGGTTTTTCTAAGGTTTCTCTTATTACTAGTGCGTGA
- a CDS encoding TonB C-terminal domain-containing protein, whose amino-acid sequence MENKALGIGAGALACACYAVLLGLLLSKQSQNIAVMPEESIDVDFIANAPPIPKSIPAPPAPIPFKDPGISDMFSSLAEPSKPQKPTRIPQKQEMQEVQNLLKTMEFNQHQQAFKDIQNSLSAMKEKLQTLQHKSIDLQVPKEEKKVAQEYQAWFQNLYAILYGHWKLGFKQPASVRALITISATGQFSYALISYSPFPQYNQEIESLLSALQGQKFTPYPKGSITLTVNFTTKDQ is encoded by the coding sequence ATGGAAAATAAGGCACTTGGAATTGGAGCAGGAGCGCTAGCCTGCGCCTGCTATGCTGTTCTCTTGGGCTTGTTACTCAGTAAGCAAAGCCAAAATATCGCCGTAATGCCTGAAGAGAGTATCGATGTAGATTTCATTGCAAACGCTCCCCCTATCCCAAAGTCCATCCCTGCGCCCCCTGCACCTATTCCCTTTAAAGATCCGGGTATCAGCGATATGTTTTCTTCTCTTGCAGAACCTAGTAAGCCTCAAAAACCTACTCGTATTCCACAGAAGCAAGAGATGCAGGAGGTCCAAAATTTGTTAAAAACGATGGAATTTAATCAACACCAACAAGCGTTTAAAGACATTCAAAACAGCCTTAGTGCCATGAAAGAAAAGCTACAAACCTTGCAACATAAAAGTATCGATTTACAAGTGCCCAAAGAGGAGAAAAAGGTAGCGCAAGAATATCAGGCTTGGTTTCAAAACCTCTATGCAATTTTATATGGGCATTGGAAATTAGGCTTTAAGCAACCCGCCTCTGTGCGCGCGCTCATCACAATTTCTGCAACCGGACAGTTTAGCTACGCTCTAATCAGTTACTCCCCATTTCCTCAATACAACCAAGAAATTGAGAGTCTTTTAAGTGCCCTACAGGGGCAAAAATTCACCCCTTATCCTAAGGGCTCTATCACTTTAACCGTAAATTTTACAACAAAGGATCAATGA
- the tolB gene encoding Tol-Pal system protein TolB, giving the protein MRFLWFFILGWQMLWSADATLDIIKNIEKLPSVAVRYLKNSQEPYLAKIYAMLLTDLKISNHVKTIELGAQAEQINYSALQAKQASLLVSLRVDKLGQVNVRFYDVAHQSVLGIKDYTFNQKPLYPFIAHRVAIDINDALKAPPIAWMARFVIFAKYIKPGVTKISIADYTLTYKQDIIDNGMLNVFPKWANAEQSAFYYTQYLHHPTIIKYNLRDGTSEVITQSEGMATVSSVSRNGRKLLLTLAPNGQSDIYLYDTAKKNSIRLTKYQGIDVLGNFVGNEKGMVFVSDRAGYPNVYFKKLQPDAPIEQVVFYSKNNDSVAASGNNIVYVSRENRDENGQISFNLHFITLKSDYVRRLTASGINQMPRFSQDGKAVMYLKKASQQSALGVILLDYNQSYLFPLEGVQIQAFDW; this is encoded by the coding sequence ATGCGATTTTTATGGTTCTTCATATTGGGTTGGCAAATGTTATGGAGCGCGGACGCCACCCTAGATATTATTAAAAATATTGAAAAACTTCCTAGCGTGGCCGTGCGCTATTTAAAAAACTCTCAAGAACCCTATTTGGCCAAGATTTATGCCATGTTGCTCACCGATCTTAAAATCAGCAACCATGTTAAGACAATTGAGTTGGGCGCACAGGCAGAGCAGATCAACTATAGCGCGCTACAAGCCAAACAAGCCAGCTTATTGGTAAGTTTGCGCGTAGATAAATTAGGACAAGTGAATGTGCGCTTTTATGATGTGGCCCATCAAAGCGTTTTGGGCATTAAAGACTACACTTTTAATCAAAAACCCCTCTATCCTTTCATTGCACACCGCGTGGCTATTGATATTAATGACGCTCTCAAAGCTCCCCCTATCGCTTGGATGGCGCGTTTTGTTATCTTTGCTAAATATATCAAGCCTGGGGTTACTAAAATTTCCATTGCTGACTATACCCTCACATACAAGCAAGACATTATTGATAATGGCATGCTCAATGTTTTTCCCAAATGGGCCAACGCTGAACAGAGCGCGTTTTATTACACTCAATATTTACACCACCCTACCATTATTAAATACAATTTACGAGATGGCACAAGTGAGGTGATCACTCAGAGTGAAGGCATGGCCACTGTATCTAGCGTGAGTCGCAATGGTCGTAAACTTCTTTTGACCCTAGCACCCAATGGCCAAAGCGATATTTATCTCTACGATACGGCTAAAAAGAACAGCATCCGTCTTACAAAGTATCAAGGAATCGATGTGTTGGGTAATTTTGTCGGGAATGAGAAAGGGATGGTGTTTGTTTCAGATAGAGCGGGTTATCCTAATGTGTATTTTAAAAAACTCCAACCTGATGCGCCTATCGAGCAAGTGGTTTTTTACTCTAAAAATAACGACTCCGTGGCGGCTTCAGGGAATAACATCGTGTATGTGAGTCGTGAAAATCGCGATGAAAATGGTCAAATTAGTTTTAATTTACATTTTATCACTCTAAAGAGCGATTATGTGCGCCGCTTAACAGCAAGCGGTATTAATCAGATGCCTCGTTTTTCTCAGGATGGCAAGGCAGTCATGTATCTGAAAAAAGCTTCTCAGCAAAGTGCTTTGGGCGTGATTTTGCTTGATTATAATCAAAGTTACCTCTTTCCTTTAGAGGGCGTGCAGATTC